The Cryptosporangium phraense DNA window GCCGGGGTCGTAGGGTGGTTGGTGACGGGTCCGGGAAGTGACTTTTCCGAAGCGTCGATGTCGGGGTTGGAGTCGGCCGCGCTGCAGTCAGGTGTCGTCCCCGGTTGTCCTCCCGGGCCGTCCCGGCTGTGTTTCGGGCGTCGCGGAGCATGGTGCGGTAGACGACGTCGGACAGGCGGCGTTTGAGTGCGCGCATGGCTTCGTTCGAGGTCTTCCCCTCGCTTCGGCGCCGGTCGTAGTAGACGCGTCCGGCGGTGGGGTTGCGCAGCTGGACGGTGGCCATGGTGTGCAGGACCCGGTTGATTTGCCGGTTCCCGCCGCAGGAGAGCCGGTGGTGGACGTGGTCATAGGAGGAGGCGTCGATCGGGGCGGTGCCGGTCCAGGACCCGAAGTGGGCTCTGGTGGGGAACCGCTGGATGTTGCTCACTTCGACCAGCAATCGGGCGGCGCCGGAGGGGCCGATGCCGTGCAAGTCCAGGAGGTTGGTGCCGGTCGCGCGGACGAGGTCGCGGAGTTCTTTGTCGGCGTTTTTGCTGCGCTGGTAGATCCGTTCGAGGTCAGTGATGAGTTCCGCGGCGACCCGGTGGCGTGCTTTACCTGCCGGATCGGTCGGTCGGACGTCGGCGAGGAGCTTCTTGGCTTGCGCGGCCGACAAGAATGTTTTCGCTCCGCCCGGGATGAGCAGCAGGAGCAGGGCGTGGAGCTGGGAGATCATCCGGGTGTGGTCTTCGCCCAGCGACCGGCGCCGGTCGACCAGGGTCTGCAGGACCGCTAGCTGCTGGTCATCGACGACGGGGTGCAGCCCGGCCATCCGCGTGCCGACCAATGCGACGGAGTGCGCATCGGTGGCGTCGGTCTTGCGGCCTTGGCCGGTGGCGAAGACGCCGGTTCGGGCAGACAGTTTGGGTGGCACGTCGATGACCTGCTCACCGTCACTGATCAGGCGGGCAGCGATGTGTTTGCCGATGCCGTTGCAGCCCTCGATTGCCCACACTCGTTCCGGCCAGCCGGCCACCGAATCTTTCATGGCCGCGTAGCCGTCGACGGTGGTCTCGAACCGGCCCCCGCCGACCACAGTCTC harbors:
- a CDS encoding IS110 family transposase, which codes for MDPHKRSVTIEVMASDETVVGGGRFETTVDGYAAMKDSVAGWPERVWAIEGCNGIGKHIAARLISDGEQVIDVPPKLSARTGVFATGQGRKTDATDAHSVALVGTRMAGLHPVVDDQQLAVLQTLVDRRRSLGEDHTRMISQLHALLLLLIPGGAKTFLSAAQAKKLLADVRPTDPAGKARHRVAAELITDLERIYQRSKNADKELRDLVRATGTNLLDLHGIGPSGAARLLVEVSNIQRFPTRAHFGSWTGTAPIDASSYDHVHHRLSCGGNRQINRVLHTMATVQLRNPTAGRVYYDRRRSEGKTSNEAMRALKRRLSDVVYRTMLRDARNTAGTAREDNRGRHLTAARPTPTPTSTLRKSHFPDPSPTTLRPRLDLEGCHESEFSAGVSPNSAQRVRSLPSATMAIAVEVAQAVTPELVRAFDLLLPQLDPSAAPLNAAAVDALVRWPGNRLLVARVDGEIAGVLMLVMFPIATGTQARIEDVVVDKASRKRGIGAALTMEAVRLAREAGAHAVDLTSHPSRQHANRLYQRLGFQRSDTNVYWLTL